A genomic stretch from Hydrogenimonas urashimensis includes:
- a CDS encoding NADP-dependent isocitrate dehydrogenase — protein sequence MASNPTIIWSKIDEAPALATYSLYPVVKKFVSKAGVDVKLSDISLAGRVLAAMGKAEDELAKLGELVHKPEANIIKLPNISASVTQLKECIAELQAHGHDIPDYPENPQTEEEKQIAAKYATCLGSAVNPVLREGNSDRRSALAVKRYAQKNPHRLKPFAEDCQARVAHMDGDGDFYSNEQSVIIPKAQTVSIKLNGKTLKEIEAETDEVLDATFMSAKKLRAFYEKTIEEAKEKDLIWSLHLKATMMKISDPIMFGHAVEIFFKELFEKHGDLFKELGYNPNLGLGDLFGRLEKAGRNDVIEEFKQAILNKKPDLAMSDSDNLITNLHASNLVIVDASMPVVIREGGKQWDKNGDARETLAVIPDSSYGRFYEAMMEDCKKNGQFDVTTMGRVSNVGLMAKKAEEYGSHPTTFEVAEDGVMEVVSESGEVLMKHEVEKGDIWRLVRAKDEAIRDWVRLAVERARIEGVPAVFWLDKKRAHDANMIQLVEKYLKEHDTTGLELPIMDVETATYFTNERARAGLDTISVTGNVLRDYLTDMYPILELGTSAKMLSIVPLLAGGGLFETGAGGSAPKHVDQFLKEGHLRWDSLGEFLALAESLRMEYMKSEDERIGVMADTLDKANEGYLENDKAPSRKCCEPDNKASHYWLARYWAEALSTQTADKELADTFTPIAEALIKNEEKILEELLASEGSSKDIGGYYDPDDIKAEKAMRPSTTFNDIIDSIA from the coding sequence ATGGCATCCAATCCGACCATCATCTGGTCCAAAATCGACGAGGCGCCAGCATTGGCTACCTATTCGCTCTATCCCGTCGTCAAGAAGTTCGTTTCCAAAGCGGGTGTCGACGTGAAACTGAGCGACATCTCCCTGGCCGGCCGCGTGCTTGCCGCCATGGGCAAAGCGGAGGATGAACTGGCCAAACTGGGCGAACTGGTCCACAAGCCGGAAGCCAATATCATCAAACTGCCCAATATTTCCGCTTCCGTTACCCAGCTCAAAGAGTGCATCGCCGAACTGCAGGCGCACGGTCACGACATTCCCGACTATCCCGAAAATCCCCAGACCGAAGAGGAGAAGCAGATTGCCGCCAAATACGCCACCTGCCTCGGCTCCGCGGTCAACCCGGTGCTTCGGGAAGGCAACTCCGACCGCCGCTCCGCCCTGGCGGTCAAACGGTATGCCCAGAAAAATCCCCACCGCCTGAAGCCTTTCGCCGAAGATTGCCAAGCCCGCGTCGCCCACATGGACGGTGACGGCGACTTCTATTCCAACGAGCAGTCCGTCATTATCCCCAAAGCGCAGACCGTCTCCATCAAGCTCAATGGCAAAACCCTCAAAGAGATCGAAGCCGAAACCGACGAGGTGCTGGATGCCACCTTCATGTCCGCCAAAAAACTCCGTGCCTTCTATGAAAAGACGATCGAAGAAGCCAAAGAGAAAGATCTCATCTGGTCTTTGCACCTCAAAGCGACGATGATGAAAATCTCCGATCCCATCATGTTTGGCCATGCTGTCGAAATCTTCTTTAAAGAGCTTTTCGAAAAGCATGGTGATCTCTTCAAAGAGCTGGGATACAACCCCAACCTGGGTCTTGGCGATCTCTTCGGGCGCCTGGAGAAAGCGGGCCGAAACGATGTAATCGAAGAGTTCAAGCAGGCTATTTTGAACAAAAAACCCGACCTGGCCATGAGCGACAGCGACAATCTCATCACCAACCTCCACGCCTCCAACCTGGTCATCGTCGACGCTTCCATGCCGGTCGTCATTCGTGAAGGAGGCAAGCAGTGGGACAAAAACGGCGACGCCCGTGAAACCCTGGCGGTCATCCCCGACAGCAGCTACGGCCGTTTCTATGAAGCGATGATGGAAGACTGCAAGAAGAACGGCCAGTTCGACGTCACGACCATGGGACGTGTCTCCAACGTGGGTCTGATGGCGAAAAAAGCCGAAGAGTACGGCTCCCACCCCACCACCTTTGAAGTGGCCGAAGACGGAGTCATGGAAGTGGTCTCCGAAAGCGGCGAAGTGCTGATGAAGCACGAAGTGGAAAAAGGGGATATCTGGCGACTGGTGCGTGCCAAAGACGAAGCGATCCGCGACTGGGTTCGCCTGGCGGTCGAGCGTGCCCGCATCGAAGGCGTACCTGCCGTCTTCTGGCTCGACAAGAAGCGTGCCCACGACGCCAATATGATCCAGCTGGTCGAAAAATATCTCAAAGAACATGACACGACCGGCCTGGAATTGCCCATCATGGATGTGGAAACCGCAACCTACTTCACCAACGAGCGCGCCCGTGCGGGTCTGGATACCATCTCCGTCACCGGTAACGTCCTGCGGGATTACCTGACCGACATGTACCCGATTCTGGAGCTCGGAACGTCGGCGAAGATGCTCTCCATCGTACCGCTGCTGGCGGGCGGCGGCCTTTTTGAAACCGGTGCCGGGGGCTCCGCGCCCAAGCATGTGGACCAGTTCCTCAAAGAGGGGCACCTGCGCTGGGACAGCCTGGGTGAGTTCCTGGCCCTGGCCGAATCGCTTCGCATGGAGTATATGAAATCCGAAGACGAGCGGATCGGTGTCATGGCCGACACCCTCGACAAAGCCAACGAAGGGTATCTGGAAAACGACAAGGCTCCCAGCCGAAAATGCTGCGAACCCGACAACAAAGCTTCCCACTACTGGCTGGCACGCTACTGGGCGGAAGCTCTGAGCACACAGACCGCGGACAAAGAGCTGGCTGACACCTTCACGCCGATAGCCGAAGCGCTTATCAAAAACGAAGAGAAGATTCTCGAAGAGTTGCTAGCCAGCGAAGGCAGCTCCAAAGATATCGGAGGTTATTACGATCCTGACGATATCAAGGCAGAAAAGGCTATGCGTCCGAGCACGACATTCAACGATATTATCGATTCCATCGCGTGA
- the mdh gene encoding malate dehydrogenase — MGKGKRVGIVGAGNVGSTAAFILAMNGSCHEIILRDNKIDIAKGKALDMSQAAAAARSHTIVSVAEEPHQLKDCDVVVVTAGSPRLPGMSRDDLLMTNAEITREVVNDIKTYSPNAIIIMVSNPLDAMTYVALRESGFERHRVLGMAGILDSSRMAYFIQEKLGYGAGQIRASVMGGHGDDMVPLPRYSTVAGVPLNDLLTDEEIDEIVERTKHGGAEIVNYLKTGSAYYAPGKSAVIMVEAILKDTKQIYPCAVYLDGEYGYSDVVSGVPVSIGADGAEEIINISLNACERKMFKKSVESVRELIDTLEKNNFFGEKR, encoded by the coding sequence ATGGGAAAAGGAAAACGAGTCGGTATCGTCGGAGCCGGAAATGTCGGTTCGACAGCCGCGTTTATTCTTGCCATGAATGGTTCGTGCCATGAAATCATACTCAGAGACAACAAAATAGATATTGCGAAAGGAAAGGCGCTTGACATGAGCCAGGCCGCCGCCGCTGCGCGCAGCCATACGATCGTCTCGGTCGCCGAAGAGCCCCATCAGCTCAAGGATTGCGACGTCGTCGTCGTTACTGCCGGCAGTCCGAGACTACCTGGGATGAGCAGGGATGACCTGCTCATGACGAATGCCGAAATCACCCGTGAAGTTGTCAACGATATCAAAACCTACTCTCCCAATGCCATCATCATTATGGTTTCCAATCCCCTGGATGCGATGACCTATGTGGCTTTGCGGGAGAGCGGCTTCGAGCGGCATCGCGTTTTGGGCATGGCAGGAATTCTTGACAGTTCCAGAATGGCCTATTTCATCCAGGAGAAACTGGGATACGGTGCCGGTCAGATCCGGGCGTCTGTGATGGGCGGTCACGGTGACGACATGGTGCCGCTTCCCCGCTACTCCACCGTTGCCGGCGTGCCCCTCAACGATCTTCTGACGGATGAAGAGATCGACGAGATTGTCGAGCGGACCAAACATGGCGGTGCGGAAATCGTCAACTATCTCAAGACAGGTTCCGCCTATTATGCGCCGGGTAAGTCTGCGGTGATCATGGTCGAGGCGATACTCAAAGACACGAAGCAGATCTATCCCTGTGCCGTCTATCTGGATGGCGAATACGGATACAGCGACGTGGTCAGCGGTGTTCCTGTCAGCATCGGTGCCGACGGTGCCGAGGAGATCATCAATATCTCGCTCAATGCCTGCGAGCGGAAAATGTTCAAAAAATCGGTTGAGTCTGTCAGGGAACTGATCGATACACTCGAGAAAAACAACTTTTTTGGAGAGAAACGATGA
- a CDS encoding fumarate hydratase: protein MREIAYEDIVKAVKNMVIHTATNLPEDALKKLKEAHEKEKSPVAKKVLEQLLENAEIARTEKRPLCQDTGLAVYFVKVGQDVHVTGGTLTDAINKGTEEGYIEGYLRASTCDCFTRANLKDVIGYNLPAVIHYDIVEGDKIEIEYAAKGGGSENVSRARVLAPAQGPQGVIDFVKEVISEAGPNPCPPIIVGVGIGGTFEKAAVASKYALFREAGKPHPDPEVAEFEKELLYELNKLGIGAMGMGGTETVLAVHVEKNPCHIASLPVSVNVQCHSSRHNHVTI, encoded by the coding sequence ATGAGAGAAATTGCCTACGAAGATATCGTCAAAGCGGTCAAGAACATGGTCATTCATACGGCCACGAATCTGCCGGAGGATGCGCTGAAAAAACTCAAGGAGGCGCATGAGAAAGAAAAAAGCCCGGTGGCCAAGAAAGTTTTGGAGCAGCTTCTCGAAAACGCGGAGATCGCGCGAACTGAGAAACGCCCCCTCTGCCAGGATACGGGTCTTGCGGTCTATTTCGTCAAGGTGGGACAGGATGTGCATGTAACCGGCGGCACCCTGACCGATGCGATCAACAAGGGAACGGAAGAGGGATACATCGAAGGGTATCTGCGCGCTTCCACGTGCGACTGTTTTACCCGCGCCAATCTCAAAGACGTGATCGGCTACAATCTTCCCGCCGTCATCCATTACGATATTGTCGAAGGGGACAAAATCGAGATCGAATACGCCGCCAAAGGGGGCGGAAGCGAAAATGTCAGCCGCGCCCGTGTATTGGCACCGGCACAGGGGCCGCAGGGTGTCATCGATTTCGTCAAGGAGGTCATCTCCGAAGCGGGCCCGAATCCCTGTCCTCCGATCATCGTCGGTGTCGGAATCGGCGGTACGTTCGAAAAAGCGGCGGTTGCGAGCAAGTATGCGCTCTTCCGTGAAGCGGGCAAACCCCATCCGGATCCGGAGGTGGCCGAGTTCGAAAAAGAGCTTCTCTACGAGCTCAATAAACTGGGGATTGGTGCCATGGGAATGGGCGGTACGGAAACGGTATTGGCTGTCCATGTCGAAAAAAATCCGTGCCATATCGCCAGCCTTCCGGTCAGCGTCAATGTCCAGTGCCACAGCAGCCGACACAATCACGTAACGATTTAA
- a CDS encoding Fe-S-containing hydro-lyase, producing the protein MSQVHYLTTPLTDEDIMNLKAGDIVYLSGTIFTARDAAHKRLVDLIENKEELPFPLQGAVIYFVGPTPPKPGEPIGSAGPTTSYRMDSYSPTLIKYGLKGMIGKGKRNQAVKDACKEYKAVYFGATGGAGALLGKLIKEAEVIAYEELGPEAIRMLKVENFPVTVINDAYGNDLYEEGRKKYEVKD; encoded by the coding sequence ATGAGTCAAGTACACTATCTTACCACACCGCTTACAGACGAAGATATCATGAACCTCAAAGCCGGGGATATCGTCTATCTTTCCGGCACGATCTTTACAGCCCGAGACGCGGCGCACAAACGCCTTGTCGATCTGATTGAGAACAAAGAGGAACTTCCCTTTCCTTTGCAGGGCGCCGTCATCTATTTTGTCGGACCGACTCCGCCCAAGCCGGGTGAACCGATCGGAAGCGCCGGGCCGACGACCAGCTACCGTATGGACAGCTACTCGCCGACACTCATCAAATACGGTCTGAAAGGAATGATCGGAAAAGGGAAACGCAACCAGGCGGTCAAAGACGCCTGTAAAGAGTACAAGGCGGTCTATTTCGGTGCGACAGGGGGTGCCGGTGCGCTTCTTGGCAAGCTGATCAAAGAGGCGGAAGTGATCGCCTACGAAGAGCTCGGACCCGAGGCGATCCGCATGCTCAAAGTCGAAAATTTTCCGGTGACAGTCATCAACGACGCCTATGGGAACGACCTTTATGAAGAGGGTCGCAAGAAGTACGAAGTCAAAGACTGA
- the sucC gene encoding ADP-forming succinate--CoA ligase subunit beta encodes MNIHEYQAKEIFREYGVPVPRGQVAFSVDEAVEVAKNLGGNIWVVKAQIHAGGRGLGGGVKLAKSIDEVRHWADEILGMTLVTHQTGPEGKLVQKVYIEEGADIAKEYYLGMLLDRALEMPVMMASTEGGMEIEKVAAETPEKIVKVHIDPAIGFQGFHGRELAFGLGLAKEEIGPFIKFAQALYKVYMDKDAEMIEINPLIKTGDGKFLALDAKMGFDDNALGRHPDIHEMRDLSEEEPTEVEAKQHGLSYIKLDGNVGCMVNGAGLAMATMDIIKHEGGEPANFLDVGGGANPETVAKGFEIILKDPNVKAIFVNIFGGIVRCDRVANGILEATKLTDVNVPVVVRLDGTNAEEAAEILKNAGIKNIISATDLADGAKKAVEAAK; translated from the coding sequence ATGAACATTCATGAGTATCAGGCGAAAGAGATTTTTCGTGAGTATGGCGTTCCGGTGCCGCGCGGACAGGTTGCGTTCAGCGTCGACGAAGCGGTGGAAGTGGCCAAGAATCTGGGTGGCAACATCTGGGTCGTCAAAGCGCAGATTCATGCCGGCGGCCGCGGCCTGGGGGGTGGTGTGAAACTCGCCAAGTCGATCGACGAGGTGCGCCACTGGGCCGATGAGATACTCGGCATGACACTGGTGACCCATCAGACCGGACCGGAAGGAAAACTGGTTCAGAAAGTCTACATCGAAGAGGGTGCGGATATCGCCAAAGAGTACTATCTTGGAATGCTTCTGGACCGTGCACTCGAAATGCCGGTCATGATGGCCTCCACCGAGGGCGGCATGGAGATCGAAAAGGTGGCTGCCGAGACACCCGAAAAGATCGTCAAGGTCCATATCGATCCGGCGATCGGATTCCAGGGATTCCACGGACGCGAGCTTGCTTTCGGTCTGGGATTGGCGAAAGAGGAGATCGGACCTTTCATCAAATTCGCCCAGGCACTCTACAAAGTCTACATGGACAAAGATGCGGAGATGATCGAGATCAATCCTCTTATCAAAACCGGGGACGGCAAATTTCTGGCACTTGATGCCAAGATGGGATTTGATGACAATGCGCTGGGCCGCCATCCGGACATTCATGAAATGCGTGACCTGAGTGAGGAAGAACCGACGGAGGTGGAAGCCAAACAGCATGGACTCAGCTACATCAAACTTGACGGGAATGTTGGATGCATGGTCAACGGCGCGGGTCTCGCGATGGCGACGATGGATATCATCAAGCACGAAGGGGGCGAACCCGCCAACTTCCTCGACGTGGGTGGCGGAGCCAACCCCGAAACGGTGGCCAAAGGATTCGAAATCATTCTCAAAGACCCCAACGTCAAAGCGATTTTTGTCAACATCTTCGGCGGGATTGTGCGCTGCGACCGTGTAGCCAACGGTATTCTCGAAGCGACGAAACTGACCGATGTCAATGTACCCGTCGTCGTGCGTCTTGATGGAACCAATGCGGAAGAGGCGGCAGAGATTCTCAAAAATGCCGGTATCAAAAACATCATTTCAGCGACCGACCTCGCAGACGGTGCGAAAAAAGCGGTCGAAGCTGCGAAGTAA